From the Saccharomycodes ludwigii strain NBRC 1722 chromosome I, whole genome shotgun sequence genome, one window contains:
- the IRC5 gene encoding putative ATPase (similar to Saccharomyces cerevisiae YFR038W | IRC5 | Increased Recombination Centers): MTMPITRQLRSRSSKINYKEKEEHELGPKDLKNQKQQENDEESNTREESDLNSDAIINSIHFGATDTMDENADNHIAFINNNAITRNNTKNIILKDKNECEREDVERENESDHDDVDQQEDKLIDDLISLKNKEFKERESKYKKINDDKAKDNENTKSKNINREHNTAKDELGSKDLELKLDQLNEFIRQSKVYSQIIADTLLKQNIEDNTVTDTAENTKRKASAEPSKKKRKTIMEFFRQKDENVQQEQDDDQNASAYADKYDIQQPSMIKNCTLKPYQVSGLNWLTTLYSNGLNGILADEMGLGKTLQTISLLAFIYENDTPGPYLIVAPLSTIDNWMNELQKFAPDLPALKYYGAKSQRDKYTVNRLNSTEGCVVTTYEIIIRDIAKLNAVDWKFLIVDEGHRLKNINCRLIKELKTLRTNNRLLLTGTPLQNNLSELWTLLNFILPDIFSDYESFSKWFDYDDLANTTSDKLNDIISAELQKNLVTNLHTILKPFLLRRLKKNVLNKTLPPKREYIINCPLTPWQEFLYRSTLNSDLRAMTLFYAIDLFFSCNSSKFGKLPNRTIEEYINWKSSGSDIMSTTETFKQMDILYDRFIDKQIRYKKYSNTMMQLRQIVDSTLLIYSPFQLEDVTPQLDTIVKSSGKLKVLDELLTKLMACNHKVLIFSQFVGMLDIIEDYLFLKKIKHCRIDGSMDNDERREQIERFQRNAGTSVRDKSDMDVFLISTRSGGLGINLTHADSVILFDSDWNPQVDLQAMDRVHRIGQTRPVVVYRFFCDRTIENVILSRAMDKRYLEKIVIEMGDFQVLKDLSVSGNLTGTTTKNISRTNLLKNELHKLLNQRDSIIGFTKSDLTRTNSTSEYAANNRNANWLTNKELKVLEDRSLKAYDGNNIKACPHIKLFETSNNEFF; encoded by the coding sequence atgacaatGCCTATAACAAGACAGTTAAGGTCCAGAAGttccaaaataaattataaagaaaaggaagaacACGAACTTGGACCAAAAGATTTAAAGaatcaaaaacaacaggaaaatgatgaagaaTCAAACACACGAGAGGAGAGCGACCTAAATTCTGATGCCATAATCAATTCTATTCATTTTGGTGCTACAGATACTATGGATGAAAATGCCGATAACCACATTGCTTTcataaataacaatgcAATCACCAGGAATAATACGAAGAACATTATATTGAAAGACAAAAACGAGTGTGAACGTGAAGACGTGGAACGGGAAAATGAGAGCGATCATGATGATGTCGATCAGCAAGAGgataaattaattgatgatttaatatctttgaaaaacaaagagTTTAAAGAACGGGAATCAAAGTATAAAAAGATCAACGATGATAAAGCGAAGGATAACGAAAATACCAAGTCTAAGAATATTAATAGAGAACACAACACAGCTAAGGATGAATTGGGCAGCAAAGATCTAGAACTAAAATTGGATCAACTAAATGAATTTATCAGACAAAGCAAAGTATACTCGCAAATTATCGCAGACACGTTATTAAAGCAAAATATTGAAGACAACACTGTTACTGATACCGCTGAGAACACTAAACGTAAAGCTTCTGCGGAACCTAGTAAgaaaaaacgaaaaacCATTATGGAATTTTTCCGCcaaaaagatgaaaatgtCCAGCAGGAACAGGACGATGATCAAAATGCTAGTGCGTATGCCGACAAATACGACATTCAGCAACCTTCAATGATTAAAAATTGCACGTTGAAACCATATCAAGTGTCAGGGTTAAATTGGTTGACTACATTATACTCCAATGGTCTAAATGGGATCTTAGCTGATGAAATGGGATTAGGGAAAACCTTACAGACAATTTCCTTATTAGcctttatatatgaaaatGATACACCAGGACCATACTTAATTGTGGCACCATTGAGTACCATCGATAATTGGATGAATGAGCTACAGAAATTTGCTCCGGATTTACCTGCACTTAAGTATTATGGCGCGAAATCGCAAAGAGACAAGTATACCGTTAATAGGCTGAATAGCACAGAAGGTTGTGTTGTCACGACCtatgaaataataataagagaCATTGCCAAATTAAATGCCGTCGATTGGAAGTTTTTGATTGTTGATGAGGGTCAcagattaaaaaatattaattgtaGGCTAATTAAGGAATTGAAAACGTTAAGAACTAATAATAGGCTATTACTAACTGGTACACcattacaaaataatttatctgAATTGTGGACCTTATTAAATTTCATATTACCTGATATTTTTTCGGATTATGAAAGTTTTAGCAAATGGTTTGATTACGATGATCTTGCAAATACTACAAGTGACAAATTAAATGATATAATTAGTGCagaattacaaaaaaaccTAGTTACTAATTTGCATACCATTTTGAAACCATTTTTGTTAAGAAGattgaagaaaaatgttttaaataaaacattacCTCCCAAAAGagaatatataattaactGTCCTTTGACCCCATGGCAGGAGTTTTTATATAGAAGCACATTAAATTCGGACCTAAGAGCAATGACATTATTTTATGCTATTGATCTATTTTTCAGCTGCAATTCTTCGAAATTTGGTAAACTACCGAATAGAACCATTGAAGAATACATAAATTGGAAGTCTAGTGGTAGTGATATTATGTCTACCACTGAAACTTTTAAACAAATGGATATACTGTATGATAGATTTATTGATAAACAGATTAGATACAAGAAATATTCAAATACAATGATGCAATTGAGACAAATCGTGGATAGTACACTTTTAATATACTCACCCTTCCAACTTGAGGACGTAACGCCCCAGTTGGATACTATTGTGAAATCCAGTGGCAAATTGAAAGTGTTGGATGAGCTTTTGACTAAGTTAATGGCGTGTAATCATAAAGTATTAATTTTCAGTCAATTTGTTGGTATGCTAGATATAATCGAAGActatctatttttaaagaaaatcaaaCATTGTAGAATTGATGGTAGCATGGATAATGACGAAAGGAGGGAACAAATTGAACGGTTTCAACGGAATGCCGGAACTTCTGTGAGGGATAAAAGTGACATGGATGTTTTTTTGATTAGTACTAGATCTGGTGGATTAGGCATCAACCTAACGCATGCGGATagtgttattttatttgatagtGATTGGAATCCACAAGTTGACTTACAGGCAATGGATAGGGTACACAGAATTGGCCAAACTAGACCGGTTGTAGTTTATAGATTTTTCTGTGATAGGACTATTGAAAACGTTATATTATCAAGAGCAATGGATAAGAGATATTTAGAGAAAATTGTGATTGAAATGGGGGACTTTCAAgtattaaaagatttatcGGTGTCCGGGAACCTCACTGGTACGACTACGAAGAATATTAGTAGAACTAATTTGTTGAAGAATGAATTacataaattattaaatcaaAGGGATTCCATCATAGGATTTACTAAATCTGATCTAACGCGTACCAATAGTACAAGTGAATATGCGGCCAATAATAGAAACGCTAATTGGTTAACTAACAAGGAATTGAAAGTGCTGGAGGATAGATCATTAAAAGCGTACgatggtaataatattaaagcTTGTCCTCATATAAAGTTATTTGAAACGTCAAATAATGAATTCTTTTAG
- the RSC8 gene encoding Rsc8p (similar to Saccharomyces cerevisiae YFR037C | RSC8 | Remodel the Structure of Chromatin), producing MSQETTQNNIPSVEQETNKNDSTIDNNKNETFTTRNENTTDKTEEISSTDVNASKENTDADFNATVATDTLPAQQVPKPDYESEAAKLEQRAVKFLATQAHPIILPSFAAWFDISLIHDIERNYFPEFFNNKNSYNNGSSIFKTSKIYKDVRDFIVNTYRLNPLEYLTITAVRRNLAMDVGSIVKIHQFLEKWGIINYQIDPKTKPSLVGPHFTGHFQILLDTPTGLKPYIRKDEFATDNDDSTAISHPINLSLKKTVYSNVSEFNSLDSQVQHFRKYICHSCGNEAVKIHYHNLRSRSENLCSKCFKEGHFSNHFHSSDFIKLDNNINVKNHATWSDQEVLLLLEGIDMFSANWEKIARHTGRSKEDCVLKFIELPVEDEYINKLLPPKKKQTSITSNSLEEAVKLLIENLNDENKNKIIKNSNELSTKYLNESQAIAQELVYNKLQQLDTKMEKINGLEETMLTLKTKYINVLTELQSDKVALLNDVETLNQKLKSLNIDNVELLKLKSVREAEMKALKAQHAKKVNLDKQENEDGNDEDNSAKLVVKSISLEAPQAYKAWSL from the coding sequence atgtcacAAGAAACAacacaaaataatataccTTCGGTTGAACAagaaacaaacaaaaatgataGTACCatcgataataataaaaatgaaacttTTACAACAAGAAATGAGAACACAACTGATAAAACGGAAGAAATTAGTTCAACTGATGTTAATGCAAGCAAAGAAAATACAGATGCCGATTTTAATGCCACTGTTGCTACAGATACACTACCTGCACAACAAGTGCCTAAACCAGATTATGAATCAGAAGCAGCAAAATTAGAACAAAGAGCAGTGAAATTCCTCGCTACACAAGCACatccaataatattacCATCATTTGCTGCTTGGTTTGACATATCCTTAATACACGATATAgaaagaaattattttccagaattttttaataataagaatagttataataatggtagtagtatttttaaaacctCAAAGATATACAAGGATGTCAGAGATTTTATTGTCAATACATATAGGTTAAATCCACTAGAATATTTAACCATTACCGCCGTGAGAAGGAATTTAGCTATGGATGTTGGGTCCATTGTCAAAATACATcaatttttagaaaaatggGGAATAATTAATTACCAAATAGATCCCAAAACAAAACCATCCTTGGTTGGTCCTCATTTTACCGGccattttcaaattcttcTGGATACGCCAACGGGTCTAAAACCTTACATTCGAAAAGATGAATTTGCTACCGATAACGATGATAGCACTGCAATTTCTCATCCAATAAATTTGAGTTTAAAAAAGACTGTGTATTCTAATGTCTCAGAATTTAATAGTTTAGATTCACAAGTTCAGCATTTTAGAAAGTACATTTGTCACTCATGTGGGAATGAAGCCGTGAAAATACATTACCATAATTTACGTAGTAGATCCGAGAACTTATGTAGTAAGTGTTTTAAGGAAGGTCACTTCTCCAATCATTTTCATTCTTCtgattttatcaaattagataataatattaatgttaaaaatCACGCAACTTGGTCTGATCAAGAAGTGCTACTGTTACTAGAAGGTATAGATATGTTTAGTGCAAACTGGGAAAAGATTGCCAGACATACTGGAAGAAGTAAAGAAGATTGTGTATTGAAATTTATTGAGTTGCCCGTAGAAGAtgaatatataaacaaactattaccaccaaaaaaaaaacaaacctCTATAACTTCCAACTCCTTGGAGGAAGCggttaaattattaatagaaaatttaaatgatgaaaacaaaaacaaaattattaaaaactcCAATGAGTTATCGACTAAGTATCTAAATGAGTCACAAGCAATTGCACAAGAGTTagtttataataaattacaACAATTGGACACCAAAATGGAGAAAATAAATGGACTAGAAGAAACCATGTTGACATTGAAGACTAAATATATCAATGTGTTGACTGAGCTACAATCTGATAAAGTTGCCCTTCTAAACGATGTTGAGActttaaatcaaaaattaaaatcattaaataTTGACAATGTCGAGCTTCTAAAACTGAAAAGTGTTAGAGAGGCTGAAATGAAGGCTTTAAAGGCCCAACATGcgaaaaaagttaatttgGATAAACAAGAAAACGAAGATGGTAATGATGAGGATAATTCTGCTAAACTAGTAGTCAAAAGTATTTCTTTGGAAGCGCCTCAAGCTTATAAAGCTTGGAGTTTGTAA